The Anoplopoma fimbria isolate UVic2021 breed Golden Eagle Sablefish chromosome 10, Afim_UVic_2022, whole genome shotgun sequence sequence GCAGCATGCAGTAtaaagtactcagtactactgCGTTCATCAGTGGTATGTAGAATGAAACtcttgaaattatttattttttgcagtatGGTAGGCCTTAAACAAGCTGTTAAAGCACTGgactaaaaaatataatatggcATATATCAATATGGCAATGTTAttggaaaaacaaattatttagtttatttcctTAAAGACATAATTGACACACAATGTAAACTGTTAGGCGTATTGTAGTTATCGTGCCTAACTGACTGTTGTGCACTTTGGCTCCTGTAACATTGAGCCTAGTAAGCAGTATATCAAAgtgttatttacttttattatattgtagatgcatttcatttaagttttattcttctttaagtttctattgatttatttccttttaattgAGCTAAGAATAGTTTGGAATCAACATGATTTTATATCTCattctttaaatttaaatattactgAGTGTTCATTTATTGAGGACCTTTAAgtgattttctttcatttaacaaTATGTAATCTTATGTGCTTCTGTACTCACTGAATGTAAAGATAAGTAAATAAGATAATCTTGGTTTAATGTGCTCTGCCCTGATCAGTCAGAATGAGAAACCGGTTGTAAGATGAAGCAAATATGGAAACTGTTAAAGAGACATCCTGCCACTCATGAAGACCAGATAGGAACCTTAAGGGGGGCTAAGAATTAAGTGTAAACTTAAAGAAGTCCGTCATAAATTTTATCTACTATATATTGATCTGAAAGATGCTTCAAGGAAAGATGGAAAGATAGGGAGGGACAACCAAAAATTGGGGATCTTTTGGCTTTTTGATCTTTTGAGGTTTTTGACATTAcgtcttttcttttaaagtccTAGAGAGggttttactttttgtattctttatttttgtaagtTCTAATCTTCactttgttgtaaaaaaactaataaaactggtttgtattttgtacatttcaaCCAAAGTCCAGTCTTGCTCATCTATTTGAGTAACAGACCTGCTTCAAGCTAAAGTAAAAATGGTTTTCATCCTTTACTAAAATTATTTACTATCTTGGTTGGCTCAGATTGTTTGAAGCTCTATTGGTTTATCATGCTGGAATGAATTCATGAATTATTTGAGAGGatttcaacatttgttttgagaaacattgttttcctttttgtttgtattttttttgctctttcccACTTTGTATTGCAACGGTGGCACACAAATctaagttttatattttataatataaactATTAACCATTGCTTATCCTCCCCCATCTCTattctaagaaaaaaaagtcccataatgtatttattacaaTTCTGATATGGTTAccttaaatactgtatatgtgtatacagGTGGCCATTTTCAAACACTGTTTGAATAATAAGGATTTCACAGGTCATGTTGGGCATTTATGGTATCTAGAAATGGAAAAGTAACCTTCTGACAACTAAAGGTTTAGaatgtgtgtttcctgtttcctgcagatgtccagcagctgttggtggttAAAGAAGAGGTTCCTTctgagcagcaggagtggagctccagtctggaccaggaggacccagagcccccccacattaaagaggaacaggaggaactctggaccagtcaggagggagagcagcttcaagggctggaggaggctgatatCACCAAGTTCACATTCACTCCTGTCCCTGTGaagagtgaagatgatgaagagaaacctcagtcctcacagcttcatcacaGACGTACtgaacacatggagacagaagctgatggagaggactgtggaggaccagaaccagacaggaaCTCAGATCTAGATAGAGGTCCAGAACCAGATCCTGATGAGGAGACTGGAGACTCTTCTGAACCTGAGACTGAtgtcagtgatgatgatgattatgacaCGAGAGAACCTCAGCCAGGTTTAAACTCTGTGAGAAATAACGTGAGAAATACTGACAGAGAATCGTTTATCTGCTCCGATTGTGGAAAAACATTTGGCCACAAGACAAATCTCAAAAGACACATGAGAtgtcacacaggagagaaaccattcagctgctcaTTTTGCAATAAAAGTTTCAATCGGAGGGAACACTTGATTGCTCACATGAGATGTCActcaggagagaaaccattcagctgcACAGTTTGTGACACAAGTTTCAGTCATAGTTGGTCACTGGAGAAGCACATGAGGGTCCACACGGGggagaaaccattcagctgctcaCTTTGCAGTAAAAGATTCAGGCAGCGTTCTGATTTGGTTGCACACTTCagaatccacacaggagagaaaccttttTCCTGCTCGGTTTGTGACACGAGTTTCACTCAGCGTCACACTTTGGTTCAGCACATGAGAACCCACACGGGGGTGAAACCTTTCGTCTGTTCGGTTTGCGGGAAGAGTTTCTCACGGAAGGGACACATGACGAGACACATGACGGCTCACACCGGAGAGAAACCTTTCAGCTGCAGCTTTTGTGACAAAAGCTTCACTTGGCAGTCGCAGTTTAAACGGCACCAGTGTGCTGGTGAGAGCAGCGGAGCGgcaacaaaacattaaagcatcaGGAAACGTTTTGTTCCTGCTCAACTCAGAGTGTTTCATGGTCGACAAGAACAACATGGACGACTAAGAATGTAGCACACACAACGGAAAAATGAGTTTTGATGTCATGTCTTCTCTTGATCAGATTTTTAAAGATAGATTTACAATATGACTGTATTCTGTCTAAATGTTGATACCTCACATTTTCTAATAACACAACACTTTTACTGCTTACttactttttgtttcttaaaggAGCTGCTCTAACATtttgagatgagaagattgttGTGAATCTCAGGTCTGTGTGTTCAGTACAGAGTCAGGACgtggttagcttagtttagcattacAACTGGAAGCAGGAGGAAACGGCTAGCCTGTCCAAAGTAAAGAAATCCACCTGccagcatctctaaagctcCCTGATGAACATGTTGAATATGAACAAAAACTGATTCTCATTAAAGGATAAAACAGTCCTCAAAGCTGTCTCCACCACAAGTCTCCAGAACagcttcatgtttttatcttgtttttgatGCTTTAATGTGAAACAGGAGCCTAAAAACTGGCTGCATCATGAATAAATCAAGGTCAAATGTAGTTTACATGTAACATAGTTGGTTCTGTTATTATATCATGAAGAACACCGAatcacaaactgaaatctttgtgctttctctcctCGCAGGCTTCCATGGATCGTGGTTTTacctgacacccactgctactattattattattagtcacatttctatTACTAATACCATTAAtgattttttatcattattatcattattattatatttttaactgctgcttttattattagtattcatcatttttctattattcTACTATATTTGGcgctactactgctattactgTATAATTTCTGTCATATGAATCAGCTATGTTGTAATCCTCTTAAGTTGTATATTCTGTACACATAACATCTATTACACTCATCATCCTGGaggtttcttcttttcttccatGTTAAAGGTCTGTAGGGGAAGTTTTCCTTTTCTGACGTGAGGGGCCGCGGACGAAGGATGTTGTATTTTCTTCCATGTTAAAGGTCTGTAGGGGAAGTTTTCCTTTTCTGACGTGAGGGGTCCTAGAATAGTATGTCGCATAATTGGACATAAAAAGAAGGATGTTgtatacagattgtaaaacccacagaaaaaaattgtgatattgCAATAAACAAATTGAATGGAATGGAATTCAAATTCATGaagtttcattaaaaagtcatcgtatattTATTGAAGTCTTTAAGAAGTCATAgtaagtatgtcataaaaaatcatagtatagtgaAGCAGCTGCTGAACACTTTAAGAAGGCGTCGTGCTAACAGAGTTATCGGGGAACAACTGGAGGCAGATGGTCACGTTGGATGTTCCACAGAGGTCGTaactacaaacacacagggaCATTAAGACTGGAAAAGAACTCAAATAGTGAACATACTCCATCATCAGGGTATCTACACAGTTTAAGTACACAATGAATTACCTTTAAGAACTGTTTCATTCCTCTAAAGGGACTaaataaaagcagtttaaaCCGTAGGTGAGTTTAACTGAATATGAATGACTGAAGTATTCAGTGAACACCATCCAACATGACGGCCTTCTCATTAATGAAAAGAAGACGGTAAGGTTGACCCAGTAGAAGACACCAtcaggggtggaggaggggccAGAGATGTGAACCCGCTGGAGGTCTCCGCTCTCATTCTGATCATCGCTGACTTCAGCCTCAGGTTGTCCAACATTCAAAGTCACGTTCTAGACCGACTCTCCCTCACTCAGAGCAGCCAGATGGTTTCTCAGCAGCACTACATCTCTAGTCACTAACGTAAACTTCATCTTTCAGACAGTTTAAGGTGCAGTGGCTTATAATCTGAAACTCTAACTAATAATCTAATTAATAATTACAACCGACAACAACCAAATCAATAGGAGGTAAAGATTTAAGGATTGTTATGGTTTGAATTGTAGAGGTTGGCAGCATTCACTCTCTACAACAtgaacaaacaagcaaacattaaaaagcattatGTAACCATAAAATTAGGGATGAATGAAGATATGAatctaatatttatatttaagtaaagtaaccaaaagtgtgtgtgtgtgtgtgtgtgtgtgtgtgtgtgtgtgtgtgtgtgtgtgtgtgtatgccccCCAAAGAATgcgtttgtttctttgttctgcCTCCACGtgcatgaaaatgaacacatttgtcgggtcagaaagaaaagaaacgtgCAGAGGAGATACTTTGCATTTcctctttgagtgtgtgtgtgtctatttaaCGCCACGTCACTCAACACATCGATGTGTTAGGACGTGTTCAGACCGCGCAAATGTTTTGTTACAAACTGAGCAGTTGAagggtttctctcctgtgtgagaTCTCATGTGTTTCTGTAAGTGTCCACTCTGCGTGAAAGATTTCTTACAAAGCGAGCAGCTGAagggtttctctcctgtgtgagaTCTCATGTGTTTCTGTAAGTGTCCACTCTGCGTGAAAGATTTCTTACAAAGCGAGCAGCTGAagggtttctctcctgtgtgagaTCTCATGTGTCTCTGTAAACTTCCACTCCCTGCAAAAGATTCCGCGCAAACTGAACAGTTGAATGGTTTCTCCCCTGTATGAGATCTGATGTGTATCTGTAAATGTCCATTCCAGGCAAAAGATTTCCCACAAATTAAGCAactgaatggtttctctcctgtgtggattctTATGTGTTTCTTTAAGTTCCCACTCTCTGTAAAAGATTTCTTACAAACTGAGCAGCGAAATGGTTTCTCTCCAGTGTGGATTCTCATGTGTCTCTGTAAACGTCCACTGCATGCAAAAGATTTCCAacaaactgagcagctgaaCGGTTTCTCTACTGTGTGGATTctcatgtgtttctgtaaatCAGTCTGTGAATACAATTTCTTACAAACTGTACAGCTGTGTAGTTTCTCTTCTGAATGACTTCTCATGTGTCTGTTCAGATTCCGAGCCCAGGCAAATCTTTTGTTACAAACGCTGCAACTGAATCTTTCCCCCCCCTTGTGGATTGCCATGTGACGTGTCATAGTTGAGTttgctgtaaaatgtttgtCACAAACTAAacagctgaatggtttctctccagTATGAGTAACCATGTGTCTCTTCAAATCTCCCTTCAGGAGAAATCTTTTCCCACAGTCAGAGCAGCTAAATGGTTTCTCTCCAGCATTACATCTGGTATCACTGACAGAAACAGCATCATCAGTATCTGGTTCTGGATGTCTATCTGGATCTGAGttcctgtctggttctggtcctccacagtcctctccatcagcttctgtctCTATGTGTTGAGTTGATCTGCTGGATGGAGGTTCtgcctctctgttctcctcagtCTGAGtctgatgaagctgatgatCATACTTGTGTCTTCTGAGTTGATTAAACCAAGAAAATCTTCTGTCACAAACTGAGCAGTTgtatggtttctctcctgtgtggattctcatgtgtgtctgtaaatTTCCACTCTGTGTAAAAGATTTCTTACAGACTGAGCAGTtaaatggtttctctcctgcaTGGATTCTTATGTGTCTCTTCAGATCTTTCTTGAGGATAAATCTATTCCCACACTCAGAGCAGTTAAATGGTTTCTCTCGAGCACTACATTTGGAATCACTGACAGAAACTTCATCATTATTCAGAGAGTTTAAACCTGACGGAGGTTCTCTGGTCTCCTCCCAGTCCCCATCGCTGACTTCAGTCTCAGAAGAGTCTCCTGGATCTGAGTTCCATGCTGGTTCCggtcctccacagtcctctccatcagcttctgtctccatgtgttcaGTACGTCtgtgatgaagctgtgaggactgaggtttctcttcatcatcttcactcttCACAGGGACAGGAGTGAATGTGAAGTTGGTGatatcagcctcctccagcccttgaagctgctctccctcctgactggtccagagttcctcctgttcctctttaatgtgtgggggctctggctcctcctggtccagactggagctccactcctgctgctcaggaggaacctcttctttaaccaccaacagctgctggacgtctgcaggagagaaagaaatacagacagatTATCGTGCATACATTGGGATCTTTCCTGGAAATGTGTAACCAAAGACTACTAGTTGGTATTACTGTAACAGGCTAATCCTGGCTCCTACAGGGTGTTTGTTATTGACAATCCACGACAaacacagaagtccaacaataAAGCCCCACTTGGGTTGAGATAAAGCAGGACCTCCTCCCAATCACCctcctccaggtttctccatcgttacccacagAACCGTTAACATCCCCCAGCAGAACTACAGAGTCCCCAGTAGgggccctttccagaacaccacccagaGACTCCAAGAAGGCTGGGTACTCCGAACCGCTGTCCGGTGCACTGGCACAAACAACAGACGACCCTCTAGTTCCCCCGGGGAGAACTCAACCTAGCGGCGCTCAGCTgagggcttgtgagtatcccaacaacaaaaagatgaatCCAGCCCTCTCCATGAGTTCAGTCCAGAACCACTGCTACGCATGGAGGTGATCCCAACTATCTAGTTGGTACCACTCCACCTCcggcaccagctccggttcctccCCCGCCAGAGAGATTCCAGGTCCCTAGAGCAAGTCTGCGATAACAGGGTGGACACTCCcacatttagtaaatgatgctccatttagagtcaaacagaccataaagcagggtatgctttagggcggggctacacactgattgacaggtcgacaccagagacgtatacggcgtctctacgtcactcctcctcagtccaaatatagtcacttcctgttcactggttgaaaaGTACCTAAGCTGGTGAcggccgtattccaagatgggAACGCCGAAATCGCAGAACTCGAGGCTTCCTAACATCAGAACACAAACCAGCTCTCCTCACGGAAAAGTCATCTCCAAGCGGCGAGAGAGAGCGGTAAGGTGATGACTAAAAGCCAGAACCAGCAGAGCATTGAGAAAATggagaagagggaaaagtggGCGTTTGAGTACGATTCCTGGCTGCAGTCTGACTGAAAAACAAGaactataaatatatgtaaaagaTCCGGCCCTTCAAATGTGAGCAAAAGCCATGGCGGTCACCAGCGTTTAGTATGACGTCATCGTACAGACTCACTCGCTCACCTACAGAACGTGTTCATGATCACAGGACGGTATTTTTAAAGCTCACAGCTGATGTTACTTTTCATTTAGTCGTTAATTTAACATGTAAACTAATATGGTTTAGATTATGGTTCAGTTCTCAGTCCTTTAAGGATCTTTGTAACTCATGattagtgataataataaagtaatatggTATATTAGTACTAACTGTCATGACAGAGCTTTATCTGCCTGGCTGGCAGTAAAAGCAGGACCGCTGTTTGAGAAGTCTCCTTGTAGAATAAAgtgaattattaataaatgacacacatcaacaaactagttcatgtttgtgttcatgcagCTTTAACAGCACGAGTCATCTCAGGAATCCATTTCTTCTAATGTATGAATGGAGTTAAGGATGTTGGTCGGTTTCCACTTTGTCAGTGAACTCAGGGTGATGAATCAGCATCATTTAGGCTCTGATGTCTCAGAGACCGGATCTCCATGAAGACCTCATTCACATCTGTCAGTgtgaacagagagaacagagagaggagaagaagagcagagaaccaACCTGCTCTGTGTAACCGAAGCTGAGGGTTGAGAACAGCGTGCAGGAGTTTCCGTTGTCGCTCGTTCTCCTCTTTAGAACGACACAGTTCCTCCTCGTACTCTGCTATCGTTCTTTCAAACAGCCCAAAGATCTCTTCAGCAGCCGCAGTGAGTCGCTGCTTCACCAACGCTCTCAGCATTTGGActttacacattttcacacaacgacacacactttttctccaCACAAACTCCGTCACAAACACCGTTTGCTCTCCATCAAACAGTCACTCTGACTAGCGCTGTGTTGCTAACTTCCGTCccagctagcatgctaagctaacttcACTAGCTTTGTAGGCTACCGGGAGATGAGTCAGAGGTCCAACATTCAGAGAAAAGTCCATTCAGAAGGTTTCTCCGGACACACAGAGACCAACATGGACCTCACACTCACTGGACCAACACAACAAAGAGACTCTGCTAACAAACAGCTTTCTGAGAGACGCCATCTTGATCAAACTCTGTGAAGTTAGCCTCAGTGAGAATACAGCTTCCGGGGCAGACTGGTGGCtgagcttcaaaataaaagtctaaaagtcaagtcttagaaaaacacagacaggaagataaatgattaaaatggaCTTTTTAAAGAATGACATTCATTGAGCTTGAAGGTTCATTCTTGAATAAGGTAACAAAAGATTTTCTCTCCTTTCGGtttggaaaacaaagaaatgtatctatatattttttcacatttgctgcattttgaCACTAAATTATCTCTGAATTATGGGCTGTGGCTACATCACATACATGTGTGATTAAAGGAAGTGAtcataaaatgttaaactgtagactaaataaaacaggaagtcataAGATACGTAGATCACATGTTAttattcctgtttatttacatcCTGTCACTGAATAGAAACAGTAGAACCGATGAATctacagaaacaagaaaacacgTTCAGTCTCAGTCTGAACATTGTccctttatttttctgtaaaatatcacaattcatgttccagtttaaaaaagtaaaagaagtaTTTACCACTCGCCGCCTCCCCTCGATCCTCCACCTGCTGCAGGTTACACACCGAGGCGAACGACCGGTGTCAACACGGAACCACAGAAGAAGTCACCTCGTTACATTGCTCCAGAGTTTTCACAGATAATATGAagcgctaacggctaacaggaggagagctagtaacgttagcagcaccgctaactgCTAACGAACAGAGGCTCATTTACACTATGAtccgttcaggctctgttcactcagtgaaaatgagtattgggtgaAGGTTAATTATAACATTTCTGATGTTGTCACATTATCTCCCCGGGTTCAATGATGGGGGCCCTATACGGTACAGCGACTTCCTGTGTACCAAACCTCTGCTAAATAAagactgtttttttaactgtccaGTCTTGAGAGTCGTGCGTTTGAGTCCTTTTCCCTCAGTGTTGGCTTCGGCTTAACATCGACAGCCACGACAACCCGGACGACCAcgccctccaccaccaccactgtaACTGGGAACGGTCTGTTCCTCCGGCAGTGGAAAACCTGGAGAACCTGGAGGACCTGGGGAACCTGGAGGACCTGGAGGACATGGAGGACATGGAGCACCTGGACACCTGGAGGATTTGGAGGACCTGGGTCTGGGTCCTGCACTGCATGCCCCCGTCCACTAGGGGGCAGCAGCATTCAGACAGTGGAAACCAAATGTTTTAGGCAGTGGACGTTATTTCATTTAGCgttttttattgtaaagttCTAGAGGAAATGCTGACTGAGCTGCTGCATCTTCTGCTACCCTGGAACACAACCTGCACACTGATCGTTGCCCAACGGCACTCAGGCAGCACTtacagaggatgaggagagcCAGACTTTTTACTGTCAGTATTCAAACCAACTTTGATCTTTATTGTTCAGAAAGGGAAAAAGCCtagaacataaaaaacatgaagataTAATAACTGATTATTAAAAAACTCATCGGGAGCATTTATTGGTTTTAAACTGACATCAAAACTAAACTGAGGGGAAAAGCTCCAAAGtgactttgtgtctgtgttcagcCATAAAATGTGACAATGAGCAGGGTCACGCATAAGATAGTCAgggttattattttaatgtttaaacaaaatcCAGACAGAATCTGTTTGTCTGTTGAGAAACTAAAGTGAAGCCTTCATTGAATTCAGGTTCAggttttatcttgtctttctgtttgataCAAGCAGATATTGATCTGTTATTATAGGAGAAAAGGCCGGTATTGGTGGTAATAAGGTAACTTTATACATGTGATGTAAACTCAACTGTTTTACAGAAATATGTGTAAATGAACTGCAGAACCTCATCGTTCCACAGGGGGGAGCTGCAACAGAAAGCAGAAACATCCATTTAAATGTCTTCATCTAGTCTATGTTGTCATGAACAGAACTCATCTGCAGAGACACTTTAGCTTCAGAACACATGAAGGAACCAAAGGAGCAAACTAGATCCAGGtccaggtggaggaggtggtggagtgaggagcagcaggactGGAGGAGTCCAGATCCACTGATGATCCTCAGATCAGATCCAGAGGGGCACAGAGACCATGGTGGACTCACTCTGAAAGAGATCACTCccatctgcagagagaagaagaggagaagagatgagTCAGTGTTTCCAGAGACTCCCttcatcagctgtcagtcagtgaAGCAGCACCTCCAGTATAAAGAGCAGCAGGGACTTCAGTGTGAGCAGCGTAGCAGCTTCCTCTCAGCTCTCATCTGAACGTGTTGGAGTGAAGCTCACACACTCAAGTCTGTTCACTCTGCACATTTCACTCCAGTACACAGTGGAAATAAAGAGCTGAGGCTCCTGAACGCACCATGACTGCAGAAACAGAGAGGCATTCACTGCTCACTGTAATGAGGGAGTCACTGCTGTTAGGGCTCAAAGCTGATAAAAACCACAGTCTCAGTGACACTTGAATGTCTCATCTACTGTGAAATATTCCACTGAGAGAgaacagatcagatcagatgatGAATGAGGACCACTGTCTCTACACGAGTTGTGATTTCCTGCAGACatgaacacaacaacaacaacaacagtcgtCTTCACATCAAACACATGATCACAACCAGCTTCTggctcctctgattggctgactgttctctctctctctgtctttctgtccaaTCCTGAAGCCCGTCAGCGTTCTCCTCTCACAGCTTCCCTGAGAAGGTTGGAGGTTACAGGAAATACTGGATCTGTGTTTAGAACAATACTGCTGGAACCAGCATGGACTGAGTCAACCCTCTactgacctcagagtctccagtccacagtgtggactctccagtccagcagagagcagcttcactcctgaatcatGCAGGAAGTTGTCACTCagatccagctctctcagatgggaggggttggacttcagagctgaggccagagaagaacagctgatctctgtCAACCTGCAGTTCATCaacctgaataaagaataaatgatgaagataaaaatccatttatgatccaatcagatgtgttcaggttttaaatgtgtagctcAACATGACTGTGTCCTaatcaatgatcttttctctttgtcattgtgttattgtggatcatcatcatgtcagccttctacagacatcatccagatgtcaccacaacattcatacacctactgatgtcaacacagatcaataacatgcTGCTGATCTCAGTCAAGTCTGGACTAGAGGATCAATACTATATTGATTAGAGGTGGGGACAAAGATCAATACAGCTTAGTGTTGTGATATGTTGAGTGGTGATATTGTATCGATACACAAACACCAAGAATCAatcttttattatataaacCATCAATATTACAATAAAGGATGTCAGGATGAACTGAGGTAATAGAAGCCACGGTTtcatcaccatgacaactgaAGAAGCTACGATATCTCTGGTGTCCTGATTCCTGCATTGAGacacgatgtgtgtgtgtgtgtgtgtgtgtgtgtgtgtgtgtgtgtgtgtgtgtgtgtgtgtgtgtgtgtgtgtgtgtgtgtgtgtgtgtgtgtgtgtgtagctttctatgtgacagaggaagagggtgaAGGTGAACCACCTTTcatcctgacctctgaccctcagGAACCCCCCCGACTCTTCTCCCTTTacacaaacagtttgacatCCCATCAGCGTCCAGTTACCGTCCTGAAGGACTCTGATGACTCCATAATAGATCTCATATCCAAACACAACCAGCACAGAAGCCCAAACAGTCACTTTGTGCCGCCACAACAACCTCCTGCTCAACACATCCAAAATCATATCTGTTGACCTTTGGACCAGATGTTAATAAATGACACAACTCCTTCTTTAATTTGTTCAACATTAAGCTAGAATTGATTATATTAGTCACTTTAGttatatttgatgtttcatttacaGCAAACTGGATTTTCAAATACAATCACAACCTATAAAActggataaaaaatatattttgcaacagatgaaatatgttttcatccAGATGTTCAGAAAGTCTGAGGACTGTTTTGAACATAGTTCAAAGACCGTAGGATATGTAGTGGTCAGAGAGTTGTCTGCTTAGCTCGGTGACTCTAGTTTAATGGTCAGACATGAGGGGCATAAAGTTGAATA is a genomic window containing:
- the LOC129096856 gene encoding LOW QUALITY PROTEIN: gastrula zinc finger protein XlCGF57.1-like (The sequence of the model RefSeq protein was modified relative to this genomic sequence to represent the inferred CDS: inserted 1 base in 1 codon); this translates as MCKVQMLRALVKQRLTAAAEEIFGLFERTIAEYEEELCRSKEENERQRKLLHAVLNPQLRLHRADVQQLLVVKEEVPPEQQEWSSSLDQEEPEPPHIKEEQEELWTSQEGEQLQGLEEADITNFTFTPVPVKSEDDEEKPQSSQLHHRRTEHMETEADGEDCGGPEPAWNSDPGDSSETEVSDGDWEETREPPSGLNSLNNDEVSVSDSKCSAREKPFNCSECGNRFILKKDLKRHIRIHAGEKPFNCSVCKKSFTQSGNLQTHMRIHTGEKPYNCSVCDRRFSWFNQLRRHKYDHQLHQTQTEENREAEPPSSRSTQHIETEADGEDCGGPEPDRNSDPDRHPEPDTDDAVSVSDTRCNAGEKPFSCSDCGKRFLLKGDLKRHMVTHTGEKPFSCLVCDKHFTANSTMTRHMAIHKGGERFSCSVCNKRFAWARNLNRHMRSHSEEKLHSCTVCKKLYSQTDLQKHMRIHTVEKPFSCSVCWKSFACSGRLQRHMRIHTGEKPFRCSVCKKSFTESGNLKKHIRIHTGEKPFSCLICGKSFAWNGHLQIHIRSHTGEKPFNCSVCAESFAGSGSLQRHMRSHTGEKPFSCSLCKKSFTQSGHLQKHMRSHTGEKPFSCSLCKKXFHAEWTLTETHEISHRRETLQLLSL